Proteins from one Salmonella bongori NCTC 12419 genomic window:
- the epmB gene encoding EF-P beta-lysylation protein EpmB — protein MAHIVTLNTPLREDWLAQLADVVTNPDELLHLLQIEANEKLRAGQDARHLFALRVPRAFIARMEKGNPDDPLLRQVLTSREEFIVAPGFSTDPLEEQHSVVPGLLHKYQNRALLLVKGGCAVNCRYCFRRHFPYAENQGNKRNWKVALEYIAAHQELDEIIFSGGDPLMAKDHELDWLLTQLEAITHVKRLRIHSRLPIVIPARITDELVARFDQSRLQILLVNHINHANEVDEAFRQAMAKLRRAGVTLLNQSVLLRGVNDNAQTLANLSNALFDAGVMPYYLHVLDKVQGAAHFMVTDDEARHIMRELLTLVSGYMVPKLAREIGGEPSKTPLDLQLRQR, from the coding sequence ATGGCGCATATTGTAACCCTAAATACCCCATTGCGAGAAGATTGGTTAGCGCAACTTGCCGATGTTGTGACCAATCCCGATGAACTGCTGCATCTTTTACAGATTGAAGCTAATGAAAAACTCCGGGCAGGGCAGGACGCCAGGCACTTGTTCGCTCTCCGCGTGCCACGCGCATTTATCGCACGTATGGAGAAAGGCAACCCAGACGATCCTCTTTTACGTCAGGTACTGACGTCCCGGGAGGAATTTATTGTCGCCCCCGGTTTTTCCACCGACCCGCTGGAAGAGCAGCATAGCGTGGTGCCCGGATTATTGCATAAATACCAAAACCGGGCGCTATTGCTGGTAAAAGGCGGATGCGCGGTCAATTGCCGCTACTGTTTCCGCCGTCACTTTCCGTATGCGGAGAATCAAGGCAATAAGCGCAACTGGAAAGTCGCGCTGGAGTATATCGCCGCACACCAGGAGCTGGATGAGATCATCTTTTCCGGCGGCGATCCGCTGATGGCGAAAGATCATGAACTGGACTGGTTACTTACGCAACTGGAAGCCATTACGCACGTCAAGCGGTTGCGTATCCACAGTCGATTGCCGATTGTTATCCCGGCGCGCATTACCGACGAGTTGGTCGCTCGTTTTGACCAGTCGCGTCTGCAAATTTTGCTGGTTAATCATATCAACCATGCCAATGAAGTGGACGAGGCGTTCCGCCAGGCGATGGCAAAACTGCGCCGCGCAGGTGTAACGCTTCTTAACCAGAGCGTCCTGCTGCGCGGCGTGAATGATAACGCGCAAACGCTGGCGAATCTGAGCAATGCGCTGTTTGATGCCGGAGTGATGCCCTATTATCTGCATGTGCTGGATAAAGTGCAGGGCGCCGCGCATTTTATGGTCACCGATGATGAAGCCCGGCATATCATGCGCGAACTGCTCACGCTGGTATCAGGTTATATGGTGCCAAAACTGGCGCGTGAAATTGGCGGCGAACCGAGCAAAACCCCGCTGGATTTACAGCTACGGCAGCGCTAA
- the efp gene encoding elongation factor P, with the protein MATYYSNDFRSGLKIMLDGEPYAVESSEFVKPGKGQAFARVKLRRLLTGTRVEKTFKSTDSAEGADVVDMNLTYLYNDGEFWHFMNNETFEQLSADAKAIGDNAKWLLDQAECIVTLWNGQPISVTPPNFVELEIVDTDPGLKGDTAGTGGKPATLSTGAVVKVPLFVQIGEVIKVDTRSGEYVSRVK; encoded by the coding sequence ATGGCGACTTACTATAGCAACGATTTTCGTTCCGGTCTTAAAATCATGTTGGATGGCGAACCTTATGCGGTTGAATCCAGTGAATTCGTTAAGCCGGGTAAAGGTCAGGCATTTGCGCGCGTTAAGCTGCGTCGTCTGCTGACCGGTACGCGTGTAGAGAAAACCTTCAAATCAACCGATTCCGCGGAAGGCGCGGATGTCGTCGATATGAACCTGACTTACCTGTATAACGACGGTGAGTTCTGGCATTTCATGAACAACGAAACCTTCGAACAGCTGTCTGCAGATGCCAAAGCTATCGGCGACAACGCAAAATGGCTGCTGGACCAGGCGGAATGTATCGTGACCCTGTGGAACGGTCAGCCTATCTCTGTGACTCCGCCAAACTTTGTTGAACTGGAAATTGTTGATACCGATCCAGGCCTGAAGGGTGATACCGCAGGTACTGGTGGTAAACCAGCCACGCTGTCTACCGGCGCTGTGGTTAAAGTTCCTCTGTTCGTTCAGATTGGCGAAGTCATCAAAGTAGACACCCGTTCTGGCGAATACGTCTCCCGCGTAAAATAA